One window from the genome of Cyclobacterium amurskyense encodes:
- a CDS encoding glycosyl hydrolase family 28 protein yields the protein MPKYLIAFVISVFFVNFILIKPANVFAMTGQASVNPNDFDGTDTERISQAIQKAKNTSNLVRIPRVNANGTNIWMIDSAILLPSNLTLILDNCTLQLSNSSRDNMFRSDNVGLGITNPEWNENINIYGIGKAILKGASNPRSTGDGARILTLNPKEEQDKGNWRVSYGTDAGNPEMKQKGDWRNIMMLIGYVKNFTIKNIRFENTHGWTISFERTIGAELSDLTIFNEEFVTVNGHKMMVANKDGINLRQGCKNFRINNISGMTGDDFIALSNLDTAPDRDKKSGDITDSMVTASRWYGPEDDIEQVVITNISCENRYRAIAIRASDQAGIHHVYINGVVFKANEGRHDAILIGGRGYGEESLPGKINTIHAMNIIGNGQSLVRIQAQVADCHFMNGMYTGENATATLYEIDSLTTSNVTQNNWIKVK from the coding sequence ATGCCCAAGTATTTAATTGCGTTTGTAATAAGTGTCTTTTTCGTAAACTTTATATTAATAAAACCTGCTAATGTCTTTGCAATGACTGGGCAGGCATCAGTCAACCCCAATGACTTTGATGGTACAGATACAGAGCGAATTTCACAAGCCATTCAAAAAGCCAAAAACACTTCGAATTTGGTACGTATACCAAGGGTTAATGCCAATGGTACCAACATTTGGATGATCGATAGTGCCATTTTATTACCAAGCAATCTCACGCTAATTTTAGACAATTGTACCCTTCAACTATCAAATTCCAGCAGAGACAATATGTTTAGATCCGATAACGTGGGATTAGGAATAACTAACCCTGAATGGAATGAAAATATAAATATATATGGGATAGGGAAAGCCATTTTGAAGGGGGCAAGCAATCCTAGGTCTACTGGAGACGGAGCAAGAATACTGACACTGAATCCAAAGGAAGAGCAGGATAAAGGAAATTGGAGAGTTAGCTATGGCACAGATGCGGGTAACCCTGAGATGAAACAAAAAGGCGACTGGAGAAACATAATGATGTTAATCGGCTATGTAAAAAACTTTACTATTAAAAATATAAGGTTTGAAAACACCCATGGCTGGACCATAAGTTTTGAGCGCACTATAGGTGCCGAACTATCTGACCTAACCATTTTCAATGAGGAATTTGTCACTGTCAATGGACATAAAATGATGGTGGCCAATAAGGATGGGATAAACTTACGGCAAGGCTGTAAGAATTTCAGAATAAACAATATTTCTGGCATGACGGGAGATGATTTTATTGCCCTTTCTAACCTTGACACAGCCCCAGACAGAGACAAAAAAAGTGGGGACATTACCGACAGTATGGTCACAGCCAGTAGGTGGTATGGACCAGAAGATGATATAGAACAGGTAGTGATCACCAATATTTCCTGTGAAAACAGGTATCGCGCCATTGCTATTAGGGCTAGTGATCAGGCCGGAATTCACCATGTTTATATCAATGGAGTGGTTTTTAAAGCCAACGAGGGTCGTCATGATGCCATCCTCATTGGAGGTAGGGGATATGGTGAGGAATCTCTGCCAGGAAAAATTAATACTATCCATGCCATGAACATTATAGGAAATGGTCAATCCCTTGTTAGAATTCAAGCACAAGTAGCAGATTGCCATTTTATGAATGGAATGTATACCGGTGAAAATGCTACTGCCACGCTTTACGAAATCGACTCTTTGACTACTTCAAATGTCACCCAAAATAATTGGATCAAAGTGAAATAA
- a CDS encoding LamG-like jellyroll fold domain-containing protein — MRKLFLTLILSMLISFLYAQQEEGAKEVTVSQAIQNEGFTIQVGLPFLGTSNNTTPTDLRFPWDVLYLYGTFAEESFSVSKGYFGDKILIEWRLRNNINNITNIKILRRELGSNENFQPIADNTPQPSGTYEDKYVDGGKLYEYKVLAENVMEDEELYTNYITGIGFRNPTAVITGNVNFEGGNPVKNVTVVAESSGSSISYGSSLKIPSNAKLEINKLNKPIDSLATLQAWVKPDINSPYTDDNGSPIRLFRLTEANGNNIDVNVRVKILANELEVKIKESLFLIKNVFPSGDIDARGDDIMVPVANFNDYFTHFSIQLRDGMAPSLFINGRPMTKEYRDAVHKARAEIDQNINTPSLEIFETTSLINFQQGQAVWNKVRIGGGKTALIDEIRLWNRIETAADIRTDYKRYISGDDPGLIVYLSANENQGDYTYDASREDYTYNRNHGKLDNITFVSGPGAIPSASQLGILGVTDENGNYQINSIPYSGTGESFKITPVYGQHKFEPNQQLVFLGQGSEVVNKIDFIDKSSFIFKGKILYDTRKVFPSYVEVNGGNLSGLNDGDEYVTGPGIIDENYNRYEKLTGANAGTYNKGEYWINYYDENDSTNFRLERYASIPVSGATIYIDGQIVIDENNTPVLSDEAGNFEISVPIGNHFIRVEKNGHSFSYNGRFPAETGTFKEFFEDAQEPVVFIDETRVTAVGRVVGGAVEASKPIGFGENGLYVINDTIENFKPIPLVVSSKNNIGVASFAFQYDPPGAGGVTDYTKFNFKTNSESGEYRVEVMPLNYEIEGGDIPGLTISSNESINSAIIGTSNESINFSSIPPLLTPEFILPNNDILEGVPYHFEKSFVYRSTPVLRVIDQTSTDSLQFFNADSSEYFISTEGLTHLADASKEVLIYEQAASYAITLSTFERYVNMDGDSIIEDVVPIIDGELKINNNLAILGSEEIEKDTVDNSISYYSFQGGVPNTTFPYTRSLDIQYVIGGISYPAENYIPDGIILGGAPDGTSAPPLTVAPEIPDIILRDPPGSNSFASIEAGQTLSFTTESMSTLSGGLSQTLKLMMGGAVTFVGGVPGASIEVKTEVVNDLTGNITLETSSSDALSLTKTYTFNQTISTSDDPEFVGADGDLYIGNASNYAIGSYDDFKADIAPIGDPNNNYRLTNANGDDIYLNKQKAIYINTKPTNTFFVYSQKYIINDLIPQYELIAENLRNHIPVEGANSLFWYEEQIRLWRKIILENERKKYLALNESESLIKAADDYLDIYMSDIKNELNRSDVGVPYQALLKEKLDLAASNKSLVNSQSSGNISFDSGVGEVSRSVETELINSSSLAYNIELEESLQYDIGFEINDALGLVSTTVFSLAQDFSAGITKEEAETTTFKYTLKDNDPANILSIDVFNLFDGNGPIFTTVGGRTSCPYEGKELSHFYNHSSYDPANPIVALAEADRETLSNATQKAEDPQITVEVAEIFNIPESNTAEFHLSFQNLADATSDNANFNYFELIIDNTTNPSAPDINVSPNGTVIFVPYGQSVDYTLTLDKKIADVYDYENIRVVLQSLCDPVNVFDDVIISAHFIPTCSQVKVSAPQDNWVYNIDAAYDNHSDLSKPLSITLSDYNQLFDNFQKVDLEYRLATSPNWTNLHSYYNTQAFYDQAILNGESDSKISVIETPQVNFPFDIAGLQLQDGVYEIRARSICENGTVYISDVISGTVNLEAPRQFGTPFPIDGILGVGEDLRVKFNENMYFNSAVSTIEIKGQSNQLPIDHSVSLYFEGDSNTVTIESPRLVSGDLTLEFWMNNSTTESTATIVEQKDGLTINLEDHEIFVTLGDITTHGTIANDELFHHYTFSHNNELGTLSIYEDDREIGGGAGSANTAFTNNNPLIIGGNSFIGNIHDLRLWSVSKTLSDAYAGMYSKLQGKEANLVGYWPLNEGRGELANDLARFKHALVKAEWDIKPKGTAYSFSNGQYLALDDVGFVQLTNEMDATISFWIKTETPQEATIFSNGRGIGDGTLEGKDPIQSNGLANKWSINMNTSGALYLASEENTYVLTAASVADNSWHHITLLFNRNGALRTYVDAQQVSSNPMTNIGGFSGDKVWIGARGFRDLGNKETVDRVFTGKIDEFRLWNTLRNVDQISRDRYHEIDVESIGLLLYARMNAPNTATDKGPLYYHVVSGGEMSTSYGTMNAGAVNFSNDVPAIKPERNLIKFQVNHVINEDEMILEPVISDWAVVEGQVLDITVHRMFDASDNMQQSPITWTAFIQKNEMSWFVDGHNDVVDLTKIGEEATFFEISILNKGGQTQPFAISGIPSWLSLSSSSGTLLPDSKVVITASVDEGLATGEYIEDLYLQTDFGLDEKLQLKLRVLAEDPDWVIDPNNFNYSMNIVGRVSIDGVYSDDIYDKVSAFSNGELRGVADMVWDEAYQEYFVFLTVYSDSAYSDLINFKIWDASKGQVVQATLDEKLTVTFNENTIIGTQTNTSMFENSGVVEQIIQLNQGWTWLSLNVEDQNFSNLNVLTDGMVLETSDRLMSNSPSKLETYFKNENSPESSSWNGEISEHGGLSTSYMYKAKFNNRQDLILSGSSVNLDSWSFPIKLNWNWLPYPLKNNVALNEGLSSFDAHEGDVIKSQNQFAIYDEVNGWSGTLNYLEANKGYMLRSSQEQIFTYPRFLWDFSNSRMSNLEIQTPEEVISAEFARFSANMNAVVLLPEGYHELFAIDDKGDLRGKAVNQVIGNQNLSFITVFGETNKELTFYIGDGERMIPTHKTFHFTANNVLGTVENPVVLGNEILGGIKIFPSPFKEELQIKLISNQDDFINIQLFNTFGQLVNTYGKSINKGINTLILNPDVGSGLYILKIKFKNTFLPYTFKVIKE; from the coding sequence AAAATGTATTTCCTTCTGGAGATATCGATGCCCGAGGTGATGATATTATGGTCCCTGTAGCTAATTTCAATGATTACTTTACTCATTTTTCGATACAGTTGAGGGATGGAATGGCTCCATCCCTCTTTATCAATGGCCGCCCAATGACAAAGGAGTACCGGGATGCTGTACATAAAGCACGAGCCGAGATAGACCAAAATATAAATACTCCATCTTTAGAGATTTTCGAGACTACAAGTCTTATTAATTTTCAACAAGGGCAGGCTGTTTGGAACAAGGTCAGAATAGGTGGTGGAAAAACAGCTCTGATTGATGAAATTCGCTTATGGAATCGCATAGAAACAGCCGCTGATATTCGAACAGATTATAAAAGGTATATCAGTGGTGACGATCCGGGTTTGATAGTCTATTTAAGCGCCAACGAAAATCAAGGGGATTATACCTATGATGCTTCACGAGAAGACTATACATATAATAGAAATCACGGTAAATTAGATAATATCACTTTTGTATCTGGACCTGGTGCAATCCCATCTGCTAGTCAATTGGGAATCTTAGGGGTAACCGATGAAAATGGCAATTATCAGATTAATTCCATTCCCTACTCCGGAACAGGAGAATCATTTAAAATTACCCCTGTTTATGGACAACACAAGTTTGAACCCAATCAACAACTGGTCTTTTTAGGTCAGGGCTCAGAGGTGGTAAATAAAATTGATTTTATCGATAAGTCCTCCTTTATCTTTAAAGGAAAAATATTGTACGATACCAGAAAGGTGTTCCCTTCCTACGTAGAGGTAAATGGTGGAAATTTGTCCGGATTGAATGATGGAGATGAATATGTTACAGGTCCCGGAATTATCGATGAAAACTATAATCGATATGAGAAGCTTACAGGAGCAAATGCAGGCACTTATAATAAAGGTGAATATTGGATTAATTATTATGATGAGAACGACTCTACCAATTTTCGACTGGAACGCTATGCCAGTATTCCAGTCTCCGGAGCTACGATCTACATTGATGGACAAATCGTAATTGATGAAAACAATACACCTGTACTGTCGGATGAAGCCGGTAATTTTGAAATTAGTGTACCTATTGGAAATCATTTTATACGGGTTGAAAAAAATGGTCACTCCTTTTCTTACAATGGTAGATTTCCTGCTGAAACCGGTACTTTTAAAGAATTTTTTGAAGATGCTCAGGAGCCGGTGGTATTTATTGATGAGACCAGAGTAACTGCGGTTGGACGTGTAGTTGGTGGAGCAGTGGAAGCAAGTAAGCCAATAGGATTTGGTGAAAATGGGCTTTATGTAATCAACGATACAATTGAAAATTTTAAGCCCATTCCTTTGGTTGTTAGTTCGAAAAATAATATAGGGGTGGCTAGTTTTGCGTTTCAGTATGATCCACCAGGTGCCGGAGGTGTCACCGATTACACAAAATTTAACTTTAAAACGAATAGCGAATCCGGCGAGTATCGTGTTGAAGTGATGCCATTGAATTATGAAATTGAAGGGGGAGATATACCAGGCTTAACAATTTCCAGTAATGAGAGCATTAATTCAGCTATAATTGGAACATCAAATGAAAGTATAAATTTTTCAAGTATTCCACCGCTTTTAACTCCGGAGTTTATTCTTCCAAACAATGATATTTTGGAAGGGGTACCCTATCATTTTGAAAAAAGCTTTGTGTACCGTTCTACGCCAGTATTGCGTGTCATCGACCAAACTTCAACAGATTCACTACAGTTTTTTAATGCAGATAGTAGTGAGTACTTTATAAGCACTGAAGGGTTAACCCACCTGGCAGACGCTAGTAAAGAGGTATTGATTTATGAGCAGGCTGCAAGTTATGCCATAACCCTATCCACATTTGAAAGATACGTGAACATGGATGGAGACAGTATAATTGAAGATGTTGTGCCAATTATAGATGGGGAATTAAAAATCAATAATAATTTAGCAATTTTAGGCTCTGAAGAGATCGAAAAGGATACAGTAGACAATAGTATTTCCTATTATTCATTTCAAGGGGGTGTTCCCAATACTACGTTCCCATATACACGCAGTTTGGATATACAGTATGTTATTGGGGGTATTTCTTATCCGGCAGAAAATTATATTCCTGACGGGATTATACTAGGAGGGGCTCCTGATGGGACTTCTGCTCCACCCCTTACAGTAGCTCCTGAAATCCCGGATATTATTCTCCGAGACCCTCCCGGATCCAACAGTTTTGCATCCATAGAGGCAGGTCAAACCTTAAGTTTTACCACAGAATCCATGTCCACCTTATCCGGAGGGCTTTCTCAAACCTTAAAATTAATGATGGGAGGAGCTGTTACCTTTGTTGGGGGAGTTCCGGGAGCCTCGATTGAGGTGAAAACAGAAGTGGTCAATGACCTTACCGGCAATATAACGCTAGAAACTTCTTCTTCAGATGCTTTAAGTTTAACAAAAACCTATACGTTTAATCAAACCATTTCGACCAGTGATGACCCGGAATTTGTGGGCGCTGATGGGGATTTGTATATAGGGAACGCTAGTAATTATGCCATAGGATCTTATGATGACTTTAAAGCTGACATTGCACCGATTGGAGATCCGAACAATAATTATAGGTTGACCAATGCAAATGGTGATGACATTTATTTAAATAAGCAAAAAGCTATATATATAAATACTAAACCGACCAATACCTTTTTTGTGTACTCTCAAAAGTACATAATTAATGATTTAATACCTCAATATGAGTTAATTGCAGAAAATCTCAGAAATCATATTCCAGTAGAAGGCGCCAATAGTTTGTTTTGGTACGAAGAACAAATCAGGTTGTGGCGTAAGATTATTCTTGAAAATGAACGAAAGAAATATTTGGCTTTAAATGAATCTGAATCGTTAATAAAAGCTGCTGATGATTATTTAGATATTTATATGTCTGATATAAAGAACGAATTAAATCGTTCAGATGTTGGTGTTCCTTACCAAGCGTTATTGAAGGAAAAACTTGACCTTGCCGCTAGCAATAAATCATTGGTTAATTCCCAATCATCCGGTAATATTTCATTTGATTCGGGTGTAGGCGAAGTAAGTAGGAGTGTAGAAACAGAGCTTATTAATTCCTCCTCTTTAGCTTATAATATTGAGTTGGAAGAAAGCTTGCAATATGATATAGGATTTGAAATTAATGATGCGTTAGGCCTTGTTTCTACTACTGTCTTTTCCTTGGCTCAGGATTTTAGTGCAGGTATCACCAAAGAAGAAGCTGAAACTACGACCTTTAAATATACCTTGAAGGACAATGATCCTGCAAACATTTTGAGTATTGATGTTTTTAACCTATTTGATGGTAACGGACCGATTTTCACAACTGTTGGAGGTAGAACCTCTTGCCCATATGAGGGCAAAGAGTTGTCTCATTTTTATAATCATTCCTCCTATGATCCTGCTAACCCCATTGTTGCTCTGGCAGAGGCGGATAGGGAAACCTTAAGCAATGCAACTCAAAAGGCAGAAGATCCTCAAATTACCGTAGAGGTTGCAGAAATATTTAATATTCCGGAAAGCAATACCGCAGAATTTCATCTGTCTTTTCAAAATTTAGCAGATGCAACTAGTGATAATGCAAATTTTAATTACTTTGAGTTAATAATCGACAATACAACAAATCCTAGTGCACCTGATATCAATGTATCGCCCAATGGAACCGTAATATTTGTCCCTTACGGACAATCTGTAGATTATACCTTGACATTGGATAAGAAAATTGCAGATGTCTACGATTATGAAAATATAAGAGTGGTTTTACAATCACTTTGTGATCCTGTAAACGTTTTTGATGACGTTATAATATCGGCCCATTTTATTCCAACCTGTTCTCAAGTAAAAGTAAGTGCACCTCAGGATAATTGGGTATACAATATAGATGCAGCTTATGACAATCATTCGGACCTTTCAAAGCCCTTGTCCATTACCTTATCAGATTATAACCAGTTATTTGATAACTTCCAAAAGGTAGATTTAGAATACCGTTTAGCCACCTCACCAAACTGGACAAACCTGCATAGCTACTATAATACTCAAGCGTTTTATGATCAAGCCATATTGAATGGGGAAAGTGATTCTAAAATTTCTGTAATTGAAACACCCCAGGTTAATTTTCCTTTTGATATTGCAGGACTTCAGTTACAAGATGGAGTTTACGAAATAAGAGCAAGAAGTATATGTGAAAATGGTACAGTATATATTTCTGACGTAATTTCTGGAACAGTTAATTTAGAAGCCCCAAGGCAATTTGGTACACCATTTCCTATAGATGGTATTTTAGGGGTGGGAGAAGACCTCCGGGTAAAATTCAACGAAAATATGTATTTCAATAGTGCAGTAAGCACCATTGAGATAAAAGGACAATCCAACCAACTGCCAATTGATCATAGTGTTTCTTTGTATTTTGAGGGGGATAGTAACACGGTAACTATTGAAAGCCCAAGGTTAGTGTCGGGAGATTTGACCCTTGAGTTTTGGATGAATAATTCCACTACAGAAAGCACAGCTACAATTGTTGAACAAAAAGACGGGCTAACCATCAATTTGGAGGACCATGAGATATTTGTAACCCTTGGGGATATCACAACCCATGGAACTATCGCAAATGACGAATTATTTCATCACTATACATTTTCGCATAACAATGAATTGGGAACGCTAAGTATATATGAGGATGATAGGGAAATAGGTGGGGGTGCCGGCTCGGCAAACACAGCATTTACAAATAACAACCCCTTAATTATTGGTGGAAATTCTTTCATTGGAAACATTCATGATCTCCGGTTGTGGTCAGTATCAAAAACTTTGAGCGATGCATATGCCGGGATGTATAGCAAGCTCCAAGGGAAAGAGGCTAATTTGGTAGGTTATTGGCCGCTGAACGAGGGACGTGGAGAGCTTGCTAATGATCTTGCACGTTTTAAACATGCATTAGTGAAAGCGGAATGGGATATTAAGCCTAAAGGGACTGCTTATTCCTTTAGTAATGGGCAATACTTGGCCTTGGATGATGTTGGTTTTGTTCAGTTGACCAATGAAATGGATGCAACTATTTCCTTTTGGATCAAAACAGAAACTCCGCAAGAGGCAACTATTTTCTCAAATGGAAGAGGAATAGGTGATGGCACACTAGAAGGAAAGGATCCGATCCAGTCCAACGGTTTGGCGAATAAATGGTCGATCAATATGAATACGTCCGGAGCTTTGTATTTGGCCAGTGAAGAAAATACCTATGTGTTAACCGCTGCAAGTGTCGCTGATAATTCTTGGCACCACATCACACTATTATTCAATCGAAATGGTGCTCTAAGAACCTACGTGGATGCCCAACAAGTATCCTCCAATCCAATGACTAATATAGGAGGGTTTTCCGGGGATAAGGTTTGGATAGGAGCGAGAGGATTTAGAGATCTAGGGAATAAAGAAACAGTGGACCGTGTTTTTACTGGGAAAATCGATGAATTCCGTCTTTGGAATACCCTTAGGAATGTTGATCAAATTTCTAGAGATAGGTACCATGAAATTGATGTGGAAAGTATTGGCCTATTACTTTATGCCAGAATGAATGCACCTAACACTGCAACTGATAAGGGGCCACTATATTACCACGTTGTCAGTGGTGGAGAAATGAGCACTTCCTATGGTACGATGAATGCCGGTGCTGTTAATTTTTCAAATGATGTTCCTGCCATAAAGCCTGAAAGAAACCTAATCAAATTTCAGGTGAATCATGTGATCAATGAAGATGAAATGATTTTGGAACCTGTGATTTCAGATTGGGCAGTGGTAGAAGGACAGGTATTAGACATTACCGTTCATCGAATGTTTGATGCTTCTGATAATATGCAACAATCCCCAATAACCTGGACAGCTTTTATACAAAAAAATGAGATGAGTTGGTTTGTAGACGGCCACAACGATGTTGTTGACCTTACCAAAATTGGTGAAGAAGCTACATTCTTTGAAATAAGCATCTTAAACAAAGGGGGGCAAACCCAGCCCTTTGCGATTTCTGGCATTCCAAGTTGGTTATCTTTGAGCAGTTCTTCGGGAACATTGTTGCCGGATAGTAAGGTAGTGATAACAGCTAGTGTTGATGAAGGTCTGGCAACAGGAGAATACATAGAAGACCTATATCTACAAACTGATTTCGGGTTAGACGAGAAACTACAATTGAAACTTAGGGTCTTAGCAGAAGATCCTGATTGGGTCATAGATCCGAATAATTTTAATTATAGTATGAATATTGTCGGTCGAGTTAGCATAGATGGTGTTTATTCTGATGACATTTATGATAAAGTTTCAGCTTTCTCTAATGGTGAGCTAAGGGGCGTAGCGGACATGGTTTGGGATGAGGCCTATCAGGAATACTTTGTGTTTTTAACGGTCTATAGTGATTCGGCTTACAGTGATTTAATTAATTTTAAAATATGGGATGCTTCAAAAGGACAAGTTGTTCAGGCAACTTTAGATGAGAAGTTGACGGTTACTTTTAATGAAAACACCATAATAGGCACTCAGACTAATACCTCAATGTTTGAAAATTCAGGGGTTGTAGAGCAAATTATACAATTGAATCAAGGATGGACATGGTTGTCTCTAAATGTTGAGGATCAAAATTTTTCAAATTTAAATGTCTTAACAGATGGAATGGTTTTAGAAACGTCGGACAGGCTAATGAGCAATAGCCCCTCGAAATTAGAAACCTACTTTAAAAATGAGAATTCTCCTGAATCCAGTTCATGGAATGGTGAAATAAGTGAGCATGGTGGTTTATCTACTTCTTACATGTATAAAGCGAAGTTTAATAATCGACAGGATTTAATTCTTTCCGGTTCTTCTGTCAATTTAGATTCATGGAGTTTTCCTATCAAGCTCAATTGGAATTGGTTACCCTATCCTTTAAAAAACAATGTTGCATTGAATGAAGGCCTGTCATCTTTCGATGCTCATGAAGGGGATGTTATTAAGTCTCAAAATCAATTTGCCATATATGATGAGGTAAATGGTTGGAGTGGTACTTTAAATTATTTAGAAGCCAATAAAGGTTATATGCTGCGATCTAGTCAAGAGCAAATATTCACCTACCCTAGGTTTTTATGGGATTTCTCTAATTCCCGAATGTCGAATCTTGAGATTCAAACACCGGAGGAAGTGATATCGGCTGAATTTGCTAGATTTTCGGCCAATATGAATGCAGTAGTGTTGTTACCCGAAGGCTACCACGAACTGTTTGCAATTGATGATAAGGGTGATTTAAGAGGAAAAGCAGTAAACCAAGTGATTGGGAATCAAAATTTAAGTTTTATTACTGTTTTTGGGGAGACCAATAAGGAGTTAACCTTCTATATAGGTGATGGTGAGCGCATGATTCCTACCCACAAAACTTTCCATTTCACTGCAAACAATGTGCTTGGAACGGTAGAAAATCCGGTAGTATTAGGGAATGAAATATTGGGTGGAATTAAAATTTTCCCCAGCCCTTTCAAAGAGGAATTGCAGATAAAGCTAATTTCCAATCAGGATGATTTTATCAATATCCAATTGTTTAATACGTTTGGTCAGTTGGTAAATACTTATGGGAAAAGTATAAATAAAGGAATTAATACACTCATACTTAACCCCGATGTGGGGAGTGGGCTTTATATTCTGAAGATTAAATTCAAGAACACATTCCTACCTTATACTTTTAAGGTTATAAAAGAATAG
- a CDS encoding amidohydrolase family protein — MTVIKDSRSLVMLICLGLMLFTGKVFSQNEANPSLLEINPPNGPSNDKVSAIVGVRLIDGLGGPAMENSTVVIKGNRIIEVGPKSQVKIPAGAEVTDGKGMSLLPGLVDSHFHSANNNKSLSTLLKNGVTTMRDPGHPIRFYQAQHFSTTQMPRVYVTGAHLDGYPGVYVQQATLVKDADHIRSQIGEYVENGASGIKIYFRLPLKYIETVVKTADFHKIPVVAHLELVDADDAILAGLKGIEHVTSFGTSIADPKDAEEFRNSVQEDSNNRRAGRYQLWSKIDLSSDRVKEVLALAAKNNVVLSPTLATFEKQFGDDGVKDYEAKGFKNMHDFVGMAHKAGVKIVTGSHNTGKYVKPGFAYQREMELLVAAGLSPLEVISSSTIINAEYFRTQERLGSIEKGKLADLILVEGNPSKDIKSMYSIKKVMLNGEWVENSGTID, encoded by the coding sequence ATGACTGTAATTAAAGATTCTAGATCTCTGGTAATGTTGATTTGCCTCGGGCTCATGCTCTTCACAGGTAAGGTTTTTTCTCAAAATGAGGCCAATCCTTCCTTATTGGAGATAAATCCACCTAATGGTCCTTCCAATGATAAGGTAAGCGCAATTGTGGGTGTTCGCCTGATTGATGGACTAGGTGGGCCTGCTATGGAGAATTCCACGGTTGTGATCAAGGGGAATAGGATCATTGAAGTAGGACCTAAGAGCCAAGTAAAAATACCTGCTGGTGCAGAAGTTACAGATGGTAAAGGAATGAGTCTACTTCCGGGCCTAGTTGATTCACATTTTCATAGTGCCAATAACAATAAGTCTTTAAGTACACTTTTAAAAAATGGTGTAACTACCATGAGAGATCCCGGCCATCCCATCAGGTTTTATCAGGCACAGCATTTTTCTACTACCCAAATGCCCAGAGTTTATGTGACCGGTGCACACCTTGATGGTTACCCGGGAGTATATGTTCAACAGGCCACTTTAGTGAAAGATGCAGATCATATCAGGTCCCAAATTGGGGAGTATGTTGAGAATGGAGCATCCGGGATAAAAATTTATTTTAGACTTCCTTTAAAGTACATAGAAACAGTGGTTAAAACAGCTGATTTTCATAAGATTCCTGTAGTGGCCCACTTGGAATTGGTAGATGCTGACGATGCAATTTTAGCAGGTTTAAAAGGAATTGAGCATGTCACTTCTTTTGGTACTTCTATTGCTGACCCAAAAGATGCAGAAGAATTCAGGAATTCAGTTCAGGAAGACAGCAATAACCGTAGGGCAGGAAGGTATCAGTTGTGGTCAAAAATAGATTTGTCTTCTGACCGAGTGAAAGAGGTACTTGCTTTGGCTGCCAAAAACAATGTAGTATTGTCACCGACTCTTGCCACATTTGAAAAGCAATTTGGTGATGATGGAGTGAAAGACTATGAAGCAAAAGGATTTAAAAACATGCATGATTTTGTTGGCATGGCACATAAGGCAGGGGTGAAAATAGTTACTGGTTCTCACAATACCGGTAAATATGTAAAACCTGGCTTTGCTTATCAAAGAGAGATGGAATTGTTGGTTGCCGCTGGTCTAAGCCCTTTAGAAGTTATATCTAGCAGTACGATTATCAATGCAGAATATTTTCGTACTCAAGAAAGATTGGGAAGCATTGAAAAAGGGAAGTTAGCCGATTTAATTTTGGTAGAAGGTAATCCTTCTAAGGATATTAAATCCATGTATTCCATTAAGAAAGTAATGCTAAATGGAGAGTGGGTAGAAAATAGCGGTACAATAGATTAA